One stretch of Rhipicephalus sanguineus isolate Rsan-2018 chromosome 10, BIME_Rsan_1.4, whole genome shotgun sequence DNA includes these proteins:
- the LOC119372233 gene encoding uncharacterized protein LOC119372233 isoform X2 yields MDIYLSSRRVRHTKKTKKGPQSSTKEVSLNVRKLRVAGKRAATADLEQCHSCRHLEEDVQRLQAENSKPRTLNMRLQEQLLDRLSQAGMQATRSPPPDVADQDPWSPPCSSLQEDTYAPVDLGGTGSSHSVAVPAVPAVPTAPAAPASVATASADVPAVPTAPAAPASVATDSVDVPAVPTAPAAPASVATASKDVPAETAATAVANCSFISDGQVHLANGVLLQRATYDQLMGVQKDSHFVKRAAVAIWSSEVLAQRSFTGTLTNRFVAEGGQKAPQQPLTPHKVDALRVFFRH; encoded by the exons AGTTCAACCAAAGAG GTCTCGCTAAATGTGAGAAAATTAAGGGTGGCGGGAAAGAGGGCTGCCACTGCAGACCTGGAGCAGTGCCACAGCTGCCGGCACCTGGAGGAGGATGTGCAAAGGCTCCAGGCAGAAAATAGCAAGCCCCGGACGCTTAACATGAGGCTGCAGGAGCAGCTGCTGGACAGGCTCTCGCAAGCAG GCATGCAGGCTACTCGCAGCCCGCCACCGGATGTGGCCGACCAAGATCCATGGAGCCCACCCTGCTCAAGTCTTCAGGAGGACACATATGCACCAGTGGATCTTGGAG GAACAGGTTCATCACATTCTGTGGCAGTGCCTGCAGTGCCTGCAGTGCCAACAGCTCCTGCAGCACCGGCCTCTGTGGCCACTGCCTCCGCGGACGTGCCTGCGGTGCCAACAGCTCCTGCAGCACCGGCCTCTGTGGCCACTGACTCCGTGGACGTGCCTGCGGTGCCAACAGCTCCTGCAGCACCTGCCTCTGTAGCCACTGCCTCCAAGGACGTGCCTGCTGAAACTGCTGCCACCGCTGTGGCGAACTGTTCATTTATCAGCGATGGACAG GTTCATCTGGCCAACGGTGTCTTGCTGCAGAGGGCCACTTATGACCAACTGATGGGAGTCCAGAAGGACTCCCATTTTGTTAAAAGGGCCGCCGTCGCAATCTGGTCGTCAGAGGTCCTCGCTCAAAGGAGCTTCACCGGGACCCTGACGAACCGGTTTGTGGCGGAAGGTGGCCAGAAAGCCCCACAACAGCCACTGACGCCTCACAAAGTAGATGCACTGAGAG